The genome window tatctatatatagtggagaatatgtgggcaaagggattttccgatattccgagtcgttcagaaattacagggttaaacaggtaaagagtttgcagccgcggctagagtactcgatgagaaagagcatcgaatcttcttTTACctcttagttttttacctgagccttataaattcgaacacaggtataaatataaaaagatggaaaaccaatcaattgtctaaacttatttgctatttggaataaaaagggtaATTCAGTCTAAAGTGAgtactgaaaggctttcaagctatactcagttatattttgttgtaagtattgtgccgTTTGTGTGTTCAATGATCAAGTTAGATCggtttaacgttcaacgtcatgttcACCctaaaaaaacgagtatttcatgggaatcgatacttatcagagaagaaaaaggacttcgcatcaacatcagcaaagaaacttttagcaagaataaacatggatgttccaattgcgacaagttctgtatattgtatatttgattttgctggagttttcttcgatatttctgcgaatttctgcaaataataaaatatacgtggtagtaaaaaaggaatgcgtaggacatgtcgagaaaagaatgggaacgcggcttagaaatgcaaagaagaatcacaaaggcattggtggaaaggggactggaaaacttactgacaCGGTTATAAACCACCTCACTcctttttttgggctagctattcgccgacacgcaaattcgatagaaggagtgaagcaagaaatttgggcaactttcttccataaatgttctacagacgaaaatcctcagcattaaaattgtccagcaggcgaggacagttggtgcaaatggcgcaaagcggaagctaaaggagaactggatagtttccaccacgagaaggcacctttgactgaagaagttcaaacagtcatcaaaccaatctacgaagatttgtcacgagatgatctcttgaacagatgtttaggagcagagacccagaataacaatgagtcgttaaatgcattgaactggactttcgctcctaaacaccttcattctggggccaaggttgtagaaatagccacttttctggctgtaattattttcaatgaaggattcaatggcattctcaaaatcctagtgacaatgggatgtcaagttggtcacatatgtcagatttaTGCCGACCGCGGTAATGAAgcacgaatttggcggtccgaacgacgttcgactgacctcgctaaaagagccagaattgaaactagagagcaacaatcggccctacaagacttttttgaacaaACGGagagtgctctctatggaccaggtatagcagattaatggtgagttaaaattttactgttgataatcacatttaaattttcaaatgcgtttttctcgaaactgcatcttgaaaatcggctgccaccatagctcaaaaaatatccaatcaaattctttgaaattttcacgacttctttaatacatatttctacagtccgcaaactaggataattgcaatcggaccggtcgttttttttttattcataaaaaaagccgtaaaaaaacaccaaaatataaaaaattaagtttaaaagcccaccaaaaatttaccttttaatattttctaattatgctagtttgcggaccatggaatattgtccacattaaaatgccgtttagttttttttcctcagatgaacccagcgccctccagcgtggcagcagaaaaacaccttttttttgaagaggtggatgcataaattgacacgtattccgaaaactagctacgatatcaaactgaaaaatttatcacatatactagagatgtcaacatcaacatcatatggtgaaaaaatcacgtttctatctttatccagtccttcaaaataatttttcaaaaaaaggcaaaaaaaaacggccttcacacgggatgacccccttaataaatatatggtgaaaaattcatattcgtACCTTTATCAAGTtcgtcacaaaaaatttctaacgaAAGTGAAAAACtcccttcacacgggatgacccccttaaacatcATCACCACCTAACGCTTCATGGAAGAGCGCAGTTGATCTTTGGTACAATACGAGAGAAGTATTAGATCATAAACGGCTTCACtctaaaatatttaataaggaaatgcttgatatgtTTTAAGATAAATGCGAAACCGACCCAACAATTAATGGAGGAATTTCCTATCGAGCGGATCCGCCCAGGGAAACCATTTGAACGAAGCGGTGTGGGCTATGCTTTTTTTATATCCATCAAATGGAACACTAAAGGGATACATCGTCGTCTTTGTGTATTTGCCTACGAAAGCGGTACATCTCGAATTAACAAGTGATTTGACAGCAAGTACATGCATCGCGGCCACAAGATGCTTCGAAGCACGCATAAGTATGGTCCATACGGTGCTAATTGACGATGACACTAATGTCAATGGAGCAAATAAAATATAGCTGAAAAATTTCAAGAGGATGATCGCTAAAGAGCAGATGACATTGGCAGGAAGCAGTATAAACTGGAAATTCATTCCACCAGGCAGCCCTCATTTCGGCGGCATCTGGGAAGCCGCGGTGAAATCTATGAAGCGCCATCTGGGAAGCCGCGGTGAACACTATGAAGCGGCATCTATTCaaaacagtcttgaatgaagtgctctaacacacttcaaagccctgatccaatgtggattgttgcgccaacgattattattattattatctattcaAAACAATTGATAGGCACGTGCAAAACGTATAGGAAATGTGCACGTACATGTGAATGAATTCAAGACCGTTAACACCGATCAGCAGCGACCCTAACAATTTCACAACCTTAACTCCAGGTCATTTCTTAATCGGACAATGCCTGTTAGAGGTTCCAGATGATTACGTgcaattaacatagtatgctggtcccaagcccaggtaaaggaggagagttAATGGAaacatactttgtactatcttcagtaaaacaaaagtaaaatgctgagatcagggaaagagataaataaaaaaaatattccactATTCTAAATCCtacctctcttggtgacaggtcccgcgaaaggacaaccaagaaaatgcatccaatattgTGAGAAACAATATGATCGGAtagagtaacaagcctcgggaaAATGCTAAGGTGCTAAGGCGTCCACTtgagtcgacgcggcaggacgggcctcgATCCTGTCGGGAAATGGGGAAGGATTTTTGACGCATGGAGGGCGTCAAGACGTAAGTAAGATagcccgagcaaaacaaatacgtgtttaCACGCCTCGAGAAAATGCTAGGGcgcccacctcagtcgacgcggcaggacgggccccggtcctgtcgagaaatgggcaagcgtTCTTGAGGCATGGACGGCGTTAGTCCgcacaaaacaaatacatgtctgcacgctaaatgttgataccctaaccggaaagaccgagaaactcgcaagaaccgttcagaaaaggcgcattgatatctgcgctctacaagaaacccaatggtctgttgccaaaagctgcgatatagaacgcaaacgcggtaaaaatgactaaatacggtgttggcgttgccatctcagagggtttccgtgatgccattaaaggagtcgaacgatttgatgatcgactgataaataataataaccgttgccacaacaatccatattaaatcagagctttgaagtgtgttagagcacttcattcaaggccgtaacggtacactacagaattacaagtaccctgtaggagacaatgtggtcagcattgcactcccccgagattattaccctgatttggctcaggtacgcattcacagctgatccgacttcaaatcacgatacaaatgccactaccaccagtgagatttaaaccgcgaccttccgtacgacggccttgcgctctaaccactcagctatccggacacggctGATGaacctcaccattatatcagctgaaagaactattcacttcttcactgcatacgcaccacaaacaggtcgacctgatgccgagaaagatgccttctggcaacttttcgatgaaaagacttgtaacgtgcctgctgatgactatattatcattgccggcgactttaatAGTCGTGTGGATTAAAAGACAGTAACAGATACCATGAGGAAAATTGGTTTGAAGCGCGCAATGACggtgacgagcgtataatcgattttgcggacacccacaaCCttttacttatgaatacatcatttatcaaacgattgtcttatcttcctacattttatagtggaaacagtaaaatgGAAATCGACtagattctcataagacgccgacattttaccaccgtcactgattgcaaagccgttccctatgagaccatctgGCACTGGCACTGGCCcgccgtgcattaaatggtggcgatttcgtgagaagaaaaaagaaatgatctgatTTACACGATTACCAtccattacgaatatggaagaatagtggaaacaaatgaaagacacgtcCACAAAGCGGCCACTGCAACGCTCGGAGTCACCTAGCcagataagcggtacatcaaccgaggtatttggctttggaatgacgatgctgaaatgaaggtccgcagAAAGaagtttttcgacgataaaacattggccaactggcaaatttataagaatgccaacagggaagcaaagaaagctatCGCTggcacccgagcggtccattagaaaaatctttacgataaactggacactcgggatggcgagagagatctttatcgacttgccaaaaaccgaaacgaaagcacacaggatatcgaacacttctattgcgcTAATGACAAggacggtattttgcttaccgaccgtcgagctgcgacggatagatggcgggaatatttcgagcagttcAACTggagaatttgctcattctctacttccacaatcattgcggatatttggagcagttccacctgtcagcgcaagcaataaaacgaacaaaatcgaggaaagcaataGAACCTGACCACATCGCAtcggagctctggaaagcgaagagctgggatccgacactgtggctcagtgaattttttaattagATTATTCACTCTTACCACTCCTTTTTATTCTTgtaatggacaccgtcacacggaatatccaacgtccagcgccctatacacagcTTTCTGCAGATGGTGTTTTCCTAgcctctaatagcaaaaattatctcgaataacttgtccaaaaatggaatgatcacctcatgcaacacggtcttagattgaatctgaataaaactgagttttcgacgaccgatctccatgaagcAGGCAcgatcactgtcagcagcagtgaccCGCACAGAACTGAGGGACGCTGCAGCCATCGACTGCAAAAGAATCGCATAGAGCGAGGAAACGAAGGAGTAAAATATCAAAGGTTATGTTCACGTTCGTAACCATGCTCGCGTGTTTGATCCCACTAAAGGCCAATTACACCGTTAAGTAGCCGGAGGGCAGAATTTATGTTGAACAAGTAGGCACTGTGCGATTGATTCGAGGACATCTTCGAATCATCTGTAAAATTATGGAATCGCTACCACTTTGAGCATCGCTCGTAAAGTATGGCAAGACAGATCCACCAAGTGCCATCAAGGGCCCAGCATACACGCTGCAGTACGTGGTGACGAACTCGTCGAACAGCTGAAAGATGATAGAGCGGTAGAAGCGATGCAACCCTGGATTGAAACCAGGAAACGACGAGCAATCTTGGGGAATGTACTACCAAGAATCTTTGCAATCAACAACGAACTTCGGTATCAATACCGAATATATTGGCTTGCAGAGAAAATTGATGGgaacattttgataaaaagaCGTGTTGCAACGTAAGTGCATGCCTGCAGTCCGTCCTTTGAAAGTCACTGTAAACCGTAACAGTGTGGGCGCTGTCtttctggaaaccggaagcaaaACTAATCCACCACAACACTAAAGGTTTTTAACGGAGCAAGCGAGAAACATTCTTTGTACAAAATGTTTAGTTTGCTCTTTCCGAGGACATATTTCCGCACATTTCTTATTAAACCTGACTGACTTATTGTTTGTGACGGTTTCCAGATTGCTCATCAAATGTTATGTACAAGaggaaatatcaaatgaagacGCATCTCAAAACTGCGCAATGACTAAGAATGGAACTCTAATCAACAACAAATGTTATGCCAAAACGAGGAATTTGAGCAACAAAATCAGTGAAGGGAGTCGAAAAACCCCCTTGCAGCGACAGTAGCCTAGAAAATCAGGCAGATTGCTCGTGTTACTGAGAAGTGTGATTCAAACGAAGATAAGTTAAAGTAAACATGAAAATGAACGAGAATATTACACCATTTCTAACGCTAGACAACAACCATGAGCGCGCAAACGAGAATCGTAGCTAAATCAATATTAGTTGAGCACAAACGTTTGCCAAGCGTTTCGAAATTTAGATAGAAAAACTGATCGAACataattttattcataaaatacAATCATTACAATAAAGGACATCACTAACGTAACTGGGCTAACTACTGAGCATAAATTACAACGCTTACAACTAGCAACTTAAGATGAGCCGGGTCTAAGCAGCTCATTTGCAAGATAGACCCAGGCCAACACACATAACACAAAACACAGAGAGAAGTAACGTCCGCACTTACCTTTGGCTTGGATCTTTTCGAGTTCTTAAAGCGTATGGTAGTTGCGTTCATTCCGAGCCTTGTAGAATTTGTAGGCCACGAAGGAGATGGCTAGCAGGCCAATGGTAAGAACGATTCCTCCGATGAACGAGGGTCCATCGAAGTGGCGGCAATTCGGAGGAGGCTTGACCGTGGTTGTTGTGCTGGGACTAGGAGGCGTCGTTGGGGTTGTTGGGGTGCTTGGAATTGGGGTTGTTGGAGTTGTGCTCGGAGTGCTGGATGAACTTGAGGTAGTTGAACTGGTGGTTGTGCTGTTGGGAGTTGTCGGGGGCGTCAACGTTGTAGTCGTGGGGGGAACTGTGGAAGCAGGGGTCGTAGTAGTTGGAACTGTTGTATTGTAATGTTGTGTGGTAGTTTCCGTGGTAGTCTCTGTGGTCGTAGCAGGTGTAGTTGAGTCATCTTTACTCGTTGGCGTCGTCGTCGTAACACTGCTAGGCGACTCTGTGGTCGGGGTCGAAACAGTAGGCTCGACCTTCCCACTTGCCGGGGGAGTAACTCCAGCCGGGGTTGTCGGAAGACCGTCCGTTGCATTCGCCTTCACGTCACCTAAAACACCGAAATGCCAATTACTACATACGCCCCCTAATACCGTTTGAAAACAACTCATCGTACATACCTTTTCCATCCCCTATTGCTGCCGACGAGGCAAGCGAAAGGCTGCACAAAATTACTATCAAGGGGACGAACCGCCTCTTGGCAATCATAGTTAACTTCGATTGTTTTTTTGCGTTTAACTACGACAGTGAATCACCGAAACAGCGTAGTAGACGTTCTTTCGAATAAACTCAATACCGTTGCAGATAAACGGGGCGGAGGAATTTCACTACGGCGGACAGCTTTCGAGGACAAATTCAAGACAGAAACAAATTTTTGGGAAACAGATGAAAATCTACCTTACGCACTCCGACAAAATTCTCGCACTTCGCGCAACCAGCTGGACATCTACGGGAAGAATGGCCGTGGTAAGTATACATCGACTGCGTTCGGTTCTGCAGGGGTGGGTTgtcaattaatttcatt of Hermetia illucens chromosome 4, iHerIll2.2.curated.20191125, whole genome shotgun sequence contains these proteins:
- the LOC119656108 gene encoding integumentary mucin C.1-like, whose product is MIAKRRFVPLIVILCSLSLASSAAIGDGKGDVKANATDGLPTTPAGVTPPASGKVEPTVSTPTTESPSSVTTTTPTSKDDSTTPATTTETTTETTTQHYNTTVPTTTTPASTVPPTTTTLTPPTTPNSTTTSSTTSSSSSTPSTTPTTPIPSTPTTPTTPPSPSTTTTVKPPPNCRHFDGPSFIGGIVLTIGLLAISFVAYKFYKARNERNYHTL